The Malus sylvestris chromosome 14, drMalSylv7.2, whole genome shotgun sequence genome segment acggtgtacgatccattaggttccttttagcgaggcagtgggtgattagaactctttcaaatcgattgtgaattgaaacttactttcaattctccctttagtgattatgcACGTTTAggacttccacaaaccatgagtgacacctagcaatatgtcatggttacccaagctaatcagaagaggtggagaacctattcagtttaggattacaatgcaatacaaactttctctaatacaaaactcttgaccacattgtttggtttgatagtttaatcatgtctactatccaatgtgattcatttacttatatgattaccttgaatgtgatttggaaccacttcctaaatctcattcatactctgaccagagattcttaatcatatcatagtgtattctccctcaaacggtttgaaggttagagatcccttgttgcgcattcacttgcctccatggctaagtggcttaaccccaactatgtcgtggataccctctgatagagtgactttgacatagccaaagattaaggacctaaccacaagacaactatgatgcctcaggtcaaaggactactttgcattatcccaaccacaagttctcatgtgacatgagtatgagaacttctCGTTGACCGTGTTCAGTGGAAtcattctctattaagcaccttcatgcttgtcttagtgtcaatcaccaatgactcgaaaccagtcactctctctgagagaagacacatcacgtactgatcttaacggactgtcaatgcccaattggcaatcctatgataaggaacgtttaggatatatATACGAAAgaaaatggtctcatgaatctaacttctttaaattacattctcctaattacatattccttggacttatcgtttaagcatataacatttatatgagacggcttaaaacaataatttttgcccttgatattaaattagattagtttaacatgtgaaatgtccgtaaagtatcatcatatgattggttttagggcacatttccaacaaagatGAAGCAATTGTGTTCCCCATCTTCACACAACAAATTGGAATTTGGGATTTTAATAGTAACCAGCAGTCATTCAAAATTTACTAGTCACAACTAGAGCTTAAGTGATACCTTGATTACAGTCATATATACGCATGCTCACATACTaagacctaaaccctaaatcattccaatccttctctttctcctccttgGAGATTCTGATTCAAGtaaaatcaaacattcaaacaaCTCATTTCTCACTTGATTGATTGGTACCAAATGAAGGTCAATAATACttatttgtaatttaattaataaaaattgacGCTTGAATCAAAAAGTAAGAAATTAAAAGAGAAATGGAGAAATACCTGGAATGGAATAAGTGAATCGTAGATGAAggagtttatgtttttgtttctgtttcGAAACCAGAACAAAACCAATTTGGGACAAAAATGAACAATGCTTTCAATTTTTTCCAAGAATTTAACAATTGAcctaaatcaaaatataaagagGTGAAGAGCTTACGTATGTATTaatcaagaaacaaataaattaaatcagTGGAAGACCCTAATTCACAAAAACAGAGACATAATCCGAGCACCTAACTCAACAATTTATAAACATCCATTACAATTTGAAtgaaagaacaaaatataaatgaaaattGTAACAAAGCAAATGGCAATTAGACActaaacaatgaaaaaaaaGCAGTGCATTACCTTTTGAATCAAGGGAGAAAATTGAAATCCCAGACCTTGCCATTCGTCCCTCACCCATCCCCTCCTCACCGACTCCGTGCATAACCCGTTAACCCTAAAGAATACACACACCCATGCTTTCCGCTCTGTATCTCTCTCCtggcccatctctctctctaaaatgggAGAAAATCCCATACATCCTGGCAGAGCACCTACctaaatctctctctcactcagtcCAACCCGTAGCTCCAATCTGTCAGGCCCTGTGTCTCCCTCCTCTGTAGTCGCTTTGTCCCCTCTCTCCGCTTGCCAGAGGCACACCCAGCTGTCTCCTAGTCAAAAATGGGAGTGATTGTCTTCGACAGAGATGCCCCCATCCCCTCTCTGTTGCCGAGTCAAGGGTGAAATGCAACCAACGGCAGAAAATAGGTTTTTAAGCCAGAGtggcaattttgtaaattaagtcaAAGTTGGTTAAAAGCATCCTATCCTAGTGGCAAGcttgtaaataaaatgaaatgtgGTTCAAAACAGTGTTCATTGGTACAGTGCAATTGAAAAGccttctttagactaaagtaatactAAGGCTAAGTCCCTGCACATACCACCAAATCCAACACTCAGAAAACACCCTATAGGTTTGAGTTATACAGTCGTGGTGAGTGTGCAGAAGGCCTTGCTTGTGATCATAGGGTGCTCGAGTGTTTGCTGCTGTGTGTGACTTGCTGTGCTTTCGAAGATTTCTTCTCAGCTCACATGAACATATTAAGTCTAACACCTCTTTCTCCTATAGCTTCAGCGAAACCTTGAGGCAATAGGTCAATCCAATCGGAACCACAAATTGAGCCAGATCTAATGACATACAAGAAAGGTTGCTTGCTGTTAGCTAATCTCCAAGCCATTTTTTCCGCTAGTTCTTTCTCACTAGTAGATGCTAGACTCCCTAATCCCTAAGCGTACATAGATAACTGCTGGAAGCTGCAGTTGCAATCTTGCCAAGAGGACCTATTGTGAGATTGGAACTTGACATCGTTGCTGGATCTGTGCTAGTGATGATCGTCCTCCGAGTTTGAATGtccttaaacacacaaaaatgaggttaaaaacaatcaaacaacTTAAGGTAATGGTTATTTGAACCACCGAAAGAAGATTATAAGCAAGTGACAGAACCATGAGAACAGTATCAAGGTTGATATTGTTAGTACGGGATACCGTACCCTCTCCCAGAATAGTGGAGGCACCACCATCAGCCGTGGTAAACATCAGTCTAAGTAGATGTTAGATGATCTTATGTTTCCAACAAGCTTAGAATCAAATGTCATATGTGCAATAGCACCGGACTCAATTATCCAAATATTATTAACAACAGAATCAGAAACTTTAAAAGCCTTACCCTCTTCACCTGTAGAGGTGATCAAGGCCGTGACTCGCTCAGCCACAAGTTCCTGTTCATCCATCGTCTCAGCAATGGCAGCACGTTGTATGTTACGGACAACCATCGCTTCAGTCTTCTCCCCTTCACCCTTCATAGCATCCTTCCTGTCTGACTCGCAGCGTACGTAGACATAGGATGCTTGGAGGCTCAAGGTATGTTGGACCAACTCATCGAGGCCTCCCAGGAAAACACACGTTTTCCATCACTTTTGAGTACATTCCCGTGTCGTGTAGCTCCGAACTTTTATTAATTATCACATTATATCAAACCCTAACTATATAGGTTTTCTTAGTCATGAGTGTAACATGTGCGCAAAAATAGATCGGACCATTTGATATCACAACAGCTCGAGTTGTCTATGTTTGTTGGTCAGAATAAGCGGTTTGGACTAGTACATTAACATACAAACGTTTATTGCATCCAATGTAGTAAACCTGGCATTCGTGTTCGTGTCTcattctctcctctctctaccTCATTCTCCAATTGTAAGCCGATTTTCCGAACTTGGCTGAGATACCTTGCATGTACCTTCTAATCGATAGAAAACGGCTTGCCCAGAAAGATCTAGTAAACTGCAACATTGAACCGACATTGAAAATCTTGCAAACCAAGCATATGAGTTCAGAAGTCAGTTTGTAAAGCCCAAGGACTTATATGTTACAGTTTGCATAGAGCATATATAATATACAGCATTCCATTGTATGCTCACTGTGATGTCCTACAAATCTTTGAGGTCGTACCCAAACATATTTCAAAATTAGAAGATAAGATATACGGAGATAAAATCCATAAGTAGGCATCCTAAAGAATCATATACCTTCTTATCTCTGTTTAGTAAAATCTTAGATAAATAGAACACACCTCAAACTGCATTAAGCATTAGAAAAGCATAAAACCTGTAACTAAAGACGTTTCGATATTTCTATCTTGATGTAAGGCCATTTGCTATGGTAGCCTCACGTTCCTGACGACGCCGTTCTCTCTGCAAAGAAGAAAGAGGATACGAGATGAGTGCAACCAACTCACTGACTCAATccattccaatccaatccaatcaaaGCGGTTTAAACTGCAATATTTAATCAAATGGTAGATGacagaaaatatatttaaaagtgAAAAACTAAGAACATAACACCTTGCAATTagatttcaaaattaaaagtgaCAGAAGGTTTGATTGGTTATTGACAGAACACCTTGCAATTAAAAGTGACAGAAGGTTTGATTGGTTATTGAAGATTTCAAAATTGACATGCACAACCTTCACCAATATCGACCAGTTCAAACCGTGCACACAAAAAGCTTTCCCTTCAATATTATACAACCCCATAAAATATGCATGTAATCAAGTTTTCACACAGCCACAAGTACTGTGGTTGGCATGCATTTTGTAGAACAGTCTGGCTAGTGCAAACGAGACAAAGTACAACAGGCATGGGAGCAAAATGCAGAAAGCAAATTGACCATTTGCATAGCATATCATGAACAGGAGATATGGTTTTCAGATTTTAGAAAAGTGTGGTTTAGATTGAGTATGCATCGCATAGACTGGTTTATAGACATCATCCCAATACATTAAGAAAGGCCATAAAATCTGTGCTGCAGCTAGCTGATACACATtctaaatatataataaataaaattcttgTATTCCTTTTTTGCGGCCTGAAATTTTCCTCATATTAGTACTTGGTACCTACAACATAATACAAAAATTCCTAGGTCCCTTAGGTTTTCCTCCCAGCAGAAATCAAAGAGAACTTATCTCTGTTATGCAGATATTAAATAGTCATTTCTTTTATCAATTACACAGGGGGACAATAGTACCACATGACTCGTATCTTTGAATTTATAACCAAGAAGTGTAGTTCTTAGTATAGCTCACCACAAGTCTACAAGTTAAAAAGGCTGGAGAAATCTAGTGAATTCGTAGCATTCTTTCTAGGCTCAAACTGCATCTTTTAGTTTTATACACTTGGGGAAAACAATAATAAAGATCCTTCACCAATTATGGGGCTTTTTGTTAACTATTTCGTTTTAGTTTTTTCTTCTCGATTAGTAATAACAAGGAAATACAGGGGAGAAGAGATGGCAAGAACAAGATAGAAGAAGGGACATGGGAATGATGTGGAAGAAAGAATAGAATGTTACAGAACatgaaaaccaaaaaacaaaaacaattaagtAGGTATAGTTTCTAGtctttagttttcattttttatgccATTCCATGTGcatttctccttcctccttcctacCACTCCCTCTACAATATTCATCCATCCTTCCAtgtactctctctttctctcttaaaaaaatgaaaactaaaaacaaaatggtcATAAAACAGGCATTTATAAAGGTTTAAGCCTAATGGAAAAAGGACACTAGACCTAATCCAAGAAAGAAATTCTAATAGAAAGTTTAAAACAGAAATAGAAAAGCACAATCTAATCCTAATCCTTATAAAAGTAAGGAACTAAGAAACCATTGATCTTGTCGGAATACAGTTGTTTATTCCCAAGTCCATTCTCACAATGGGGAGCCTATTAATAATTTTGTGCCTAGTCAAGGCTTAAAGAATATGTTTAATGTTGGAATAAATCATATTTTGGTCAAGTTTTCTGCCACTTTTTCTCAAAAAAGATTGTTTGATGGGACTCGTATGCTTTACAAGTCTTAGTTGGGTCAAGAACTTAAGATTTCCAAAAGTATTTCCTTTTCTCATTTTTAGAACACACCAGCtactaaaattttatttctcaTTCTAGAAGTTTGCTTCCCACCCACAGGAGAACACCGTTGAAATTAATAGCTTGCATATCCCAAACTTAAGTTGGTCAAGCAAGAACTTGCGGACAAGCCTTCCTCTGGGTATGAGGAAAAGAACAGAAAAACTTTGAATAATCATCCAACTATAATAAGTGAGCATTTTCTAATTTCCCAAATTCATTCCACTAATGCCACCATATGTTTTTAGAGATACTTTCATGATGACACCAGAAAGCTTCAATCAACAAAACTATCCCTATGCTGAACACACAATAAAACCAAAAATGATACTTAGGTTTGACAACTTTCACCTCACTGGTACAAACCCATTAAGATGAAGATATTATTAATGCTGTAAATGAATATAATAACATCATGTACAACAGTACAAGCAAACATAGTTATACAATATCAAGAAAGCCATCGACTATACTTTATTTTAAGTTGCATGCTGCATGTGTATGCCGAACATTGTTGATGATGTTGGGAAGATCCAGTGATCACCTAACCTAAAGAAAGTTCAATGccaatttctttttcctctgGAAGATGGTTTGCTTGACAAGCAACAAATGAAAACTTACCCGTCTTTCCCAATAGGGAAGGAAGCAGACGAAATCATAGACTGGAGTAATGGTTGAAACTAGTACAATATTCAGTCCAGTAAACACCAAGAGCGCAGTCATTGGCCGAGTTCTATGCGGCATCTTTCTTTAGTATTAAGATGTTTTTAGCTCTGTAATCAAAACCACAAAGTTCAGAAACTCTTTTCAGAAAGCAACATAAAAATGCACACAATAGTCATAGGTAAACGCAGCTCAAACATGCCCGGTTGGTCCTTATGGTTGAGGTTTCGAACTGAGCCGTAACAATGGAGCAAAAATTACTATAACACAAACAGTAAACAATAAGGGCACACACAGCATGAATAAATTAATAACAAACTTTAATCATGTTTGAATCATTGAGCTCAACCAGTTGCATAATACGATTTGAACGGCCACCAAAAAGGGGAAAAACAAGATTCATAGATACCCAATTGAAATTAAGAGATTGACAGACGCATTTCGTCAAACAGGTGGTAGGTGAGATAGGTTTCATATATATTTCATCACAAATTGAAATATAATCCAGCAACACTGTTGAAGCTTTGGGAGATTACCTTCAATAACTGTTAAGTGAAAGGCGTTTCAGTGATTGTTTAAAGGGAAGGTCGAAAGAGTGG includes the following:
- the LOC126600745 gene encoding uncharacterized protein LOC126600745; the protein is MPHRTRPMTALLVFTGLNIVLVSTITPVYDFVCFLPYWERRRERRRQEREATIANGLTSR